A genomic window from Halogeometricum sp. S3BR5-2 includes:
- a CDS encoding Gfo/Idh/MocA family oxidoreductase: MTNTNTPDTTVGVVGVGSMGQNHARVYRELPSATLVGVADADEKQAREVAEKHGVAAMSLDDLLDAVDAVSIAAPTQYHYDIAEKAIDRGVHLLVEKPFVDDIDRGWDLVERADDAGVTLQVGHIERFNPAVVTLRDIASSLDIIAIDAHRLGPPVDRDITHNVVYDLMIHDIDVLLSLAEGEITSLSASSALEDRYVTATAEFDSGLIGTLTASRVTQQKVRTLSINAEDCWVDIDYLTQSVEIHRRSVPEYIERNGDVRYRHESIVEHPNVVQGEPLRFELEAFVEAVETGETPVVSGEDGMRALEIATRIDQQTTRRQSAGETTQTQ, encoded by the coding sequence ATGACGAACACCAACACGCCCGACACGACGGTCGGCGTCGTCGGGGTCGGCTCGATGGGACAGAACCACGCCCGCGTGTATCGGGAACTACCCTCGGCGACGCTCGTCGGCGTCGCGGACGCCGACGAGAAGCAGGCCCGAGAGGTCGCGGAGAAACACGGCGTCGCGGCGATGTCCCTCGACGACCTGCTGGACGCGGTGGACGCCGTGTCCATCGCCGCGCCGACGCAGTACCACTACGACATCGCCGAGAAGGCGATCGACCGAGGGGTTCACCTCCTCGTCGAGAAGCCGTTCGTCGACGACATCGACCGGGGCTGGGACCTGGTCGAACGGGCCGACGACGCCGGCGTGACGCTACAGGTCGGACACATCGAGCGGTTCAACCCGGCCGTCGTCACACTGCGCGACATCGCCTCGTCCCTCGACATCATCGCAATCGACGCGCACCGCCTCGGGCCGCCGGTCGACCGGGATATCACGCACAACGTCGTTTACGACCTCATGATACACGACATCGACGTGCTCCTCTCGCTCGCGGAGGGGGAGATAACGTCGCTGTCGGCGTCGAGCGCGCTCGAAGACCGCTACGTCACCGCGACGGCCGAATTCGACTCGGGCCTCATCGGGACGCTGACCGCAAGCAGGGTCACACAGCAGAAGGTCCGCACCCTCTCGATAAACGCCGAGGACTGCTGGGTCGACATCGACTACCTCACGCAGTCGGTGGAGATTCACCGCCGCTCGGTGCCGGAGTACATCGAACGGAACGGCGACGTCAGGTACCGCCACGAGAGCATCGTCGAACACCCGAACGTCGTGCAGGGCGAACCGCTTCGCTTCGAACTCGAAGCGTTCGTCGAGGCCGTCGAGACGGGTGAGACGCCGGTCGTCTCCGGCGAAGACGGGATGCGCGCGCTCGAAATCGCGACTCGAATCGACCAGCAGACGACCCGACGGCAGTCGGCCGGAGAGACGACACAGACCCAATGA
- a CDS encoding ATP-grasp domain-containing protein: MTSGTVLVLDSQAQNALGLIRTLSAKGLSVTAGGYTRYLPGMLSRHSAESYVYPDPLTETTTFVDHLVDHLAAHEYDAVFAVTDLTTLLLSKYRERLEETGTAVGAESWDRHLAANDKGRLFEAMADVDVPTPRTHTPASLDDVRELDERIDYPVVVKPRRTTYVDDDGQCYTRRLSGDNYVAPEESLTERYASLVDGDAAFDADPPLVQEYVDGLETMCTVGIADEGELLTHFQHKKFRVYPPSGGVGAVRQGVREPRMRTYAERVVEELGWTGPLHVEFMKTADGDFYLLEVNGRYWGSLALTINSGVDIPWYHYQQLTGETPDVDPNLRYRTDVKQRKLFYQDILWLNENLSRGNVSALVPFLTSFFTTREEFLDLFDPLPLLGVLPRTAKILVNRQDPR, from the coding sequence ATGACGAGCGGTACCGTCCTCGTTCTCGACAGTCAGGCGCAGAACGCGCTCGGGTTGATACGGACGCTGAGCGCCAAGGGGCTCTCCGTGACCGCCGGGGGGTACACGCGGTATCTGCCGGGTATGCTCTCGCGGCACTCGGCGGAGTCGTACGTCTATCCGGACCCGCTGACCGAGACGACCACGTTCGTCGACCACCTGGTCGACCACCTCGCGGCACACGAGTACGACGCGGTGTTCGCGGTGACGGACCTGACGACGCTGCTCCTCTCGAAGTACAGAGAGCGGCTCGAAGAGACGGGCACGGCCGTCGGCGCGGAGTCGTGGGACAGACACCTCGCGGCGAACGACAAGGGGCGACTGTTCGAGGCGATGGCGGACGTCGACGTGCCGACGCCGCGGACCCATACGCCGGCGTCGCTCGACGACGTCCGCGAACTCGACGAGCGGATAGACTACCCCGTGGTCGTCAAACCCCGTCGGACGACCTACGTGGACGACGACGGGCAGTGTTACACCCGGCGGCTCTCCGGCGACAACTACGTCGCGCCGGAGGAGAGTCTGACCGAGCGGTACGCGTCGCTCGTCGACGGCGACGCGGCGTTCGACGCGGACCCGCCGCTGGTTCAGGAGTACGTCGACGGCCTCGAAACGATGTGCACCGTCGGAATCGCCGACGAGGGGGAACTGCTGACCCACTTCCAACACAAGAAGTTCCGCGTCTACCCGCCCTCGGGCGGCGTCGGCGCGGTGCGGCAGGGCGTCCGCGAACCGCGGATGCGGACATACGCCGAACGCGTCGTCGAGGAGTTGGGGTGGACGGGTCCGCTCCACGTCGAGTTCATGAAGACGGCGGACGGCGACTTCTACCTGCTCGAGGTCAACGGGCGCTACTGGGGGTCGCTCGCGCTCACCATCAACAGCGGCGTCGACATCCCGTGGTACCACTACCAGCAGTTGACCGGCGAGACGCCCGACGTGGACCCGAACCTCCGGTACCGGACGGACGTCAAGCAGCGGAAGCTGTTCTACCAGGACATCCTCTGGCTCAACGAGAACCTCTCGCGGGGGAACGTCTCGGCGCTCGTCCCGTTCCTCACGTCGTTCTTCACGACGCGGGAGGAGTTCCTCGACCTGTTCGACCCGCTTCCCCTCCTCGGCGTTCTCCCGCGGACGGCGAAGATACTCGTCAACAGACAGGACCCGCGGTGA
- a CDS encoding DUF354 domain-containing protein, protein MSAATGRGRAERGARAMKAFVTVQHPAHVHFFKNVIRELRRHGHDVRVYVRAKDVAVELLRNYGIDHTVLAGASASFGSLALRQLRFEYALARQARRLRPDVITGIGGLAAAHAATVADAKSVVFTDSELSSNWLMVPFADVICTPKRFEMNFGAKQHRYDGFHELAYLHPNYFTPDPDVLREAGVDPDEQFFVVRFSDMQAHHDVFHDGFSASGKRRLLTFLRSHGRVFVANEGDADHYSEYAVPVPPHQFHHLLAHATLVVSDSSTMATEAGILGTPAIRVNSFAGETDMSNFAELGGRYGLVFSTPDEREALEEIRGLLSDPVTTDSWRRNRERLLADKIDVTRFATEVLTAVGGAGGEMPAESEGVSRNA, encoded by the coding sequence GTGTCCGCCGCGACGGGCCGGGGGCGGGCGGAGCGGGGAGCGCGCGCGATGAAGGCGTTCGTGACGGTGCAGCATCCGGCGCACGTTCACTTCTTCAAGAACGTCATCCGGGAGCTTCGTCGGCACGGCCACGACGTCCGCGTCTACGTCCGCGCGAAGGACGTCGCGGTCGAACTGCTCCGAAACTACGGCATCGACCACACCGTCCTCGCGGGCGCGTCCGCGTCGTTCGGGTCGTTGGCGCTCCGACAGCTTCGATTCGAGTACGCCCTCGCCCGGCAGGCGCGACGGCTCCGACCGGACGTGATCACCGGCATCGGCGGCCTCGCGGCCGCGCACGCGGCGACGGTCGCCGACGCCAAGAGCGTCGTCTTCACCGACAGCGAACTCTCCTCGAACTGGCTGATGGTCCCGTTCGCGGACGTCATCTGCACCCCGAAGCGCTTCGAGATGAACTTCGGCGCGAAGCAACACCGCTACGACGGGTTCCACGAACTCGCGTACCTCCACCCGAACTACTTCACGCCGGACCCCGACGTGCTCCGAGAGGCGGGCGTCGACCCCGACGAGCAGTTCTTCGTCGTCCGGTTCAGCGACATGCAGGCGCACCACGACGTGTTCCACGACGGGTTCAGCGCCAGCGGAAAGCGGCGGTTGCTGACGTTCCTCCGGTCGCACGGCCGCGTGTTCGTCGCCAACGAGGGTGACGCCGACCACTACTCCGAATACGCGGTGCCGGTGCCGCCCCACCAGTTCCACCACCTCCTCGCGCACGCGACGCTCGTCGTCTCCGACTCCTCGACGATGGCGACGGAGGCGGGTATCCTCGGGACGCCGGCGATACGCGTGAACTCCTTCGCGGGGGAGACGGACATGAGCAACTTCGCGGAACTCGGCGGCCGGTACGGTCTCGTCTTCTCGACGCCGGACGAACGGGAGGCGCTCGAGGAGATCCGAGGCCTCCTCTCGGACCCGGTGACGACGGACAGTTGGCGGCGGAACCGGGAGCGCCTGCTCGCGGACAAGATCGACGTAACGCGCTTTGCGACCGAGGTGTTGACCGCGGTCGGCGGCGCCGGCGGGGAGATGCCCGCCGAGTCCGAGGGGGTGTCGCGGAATGCGTGA
- a CDS encoding GNAT family N-acetyltransferase, with translation MEIETLSLSEWGEKLPSSGFDVFHTEEALTVLDEHTSAELRLYGGFKGSQAVALLPVFVRRNAVGRAVFSPPPALGVPYLGPIATPNSPKQRKQEKVNREFTEEVLERLSVDSSRTLLRFVCSTDFLDPRPYQWSDMQITPEFTYELELSDTTADELLSSFSKSLRREIRKRDELDLTIGVEGMDAAQTIHRNVEDRYDEQGESFAFSWPYVRDLLERVGDRSRVYVARGPNGKFLNGVVVLYSNDAAIYWLGGARVDYEGVSVNSLLQWRILEDIIEDPELDSVHRYDLLGANTERLCRYKSKFGGELVPYYRIESGGAGMDLAKAAYRVVSR, from the coding sequence ATGGAGATAGAGACGCTGTCGCTGTCCGAATGGGGGGAGAAGCTTCCCTCTTCGGGATTCGACGTCTTCCACACCGAGGAGGCGCTGACCGTCCTCGACGAGCACACGTCGGCCGAACTGCGGCTGTACGGCGGGTTCAAGGGGAGCCAAGCGGTCGCGCTACTTCCGGTGTTCGTCAGACGAAACGCCGTCGGGCGCGCCGTCTTCTCGCCGCCACCGGCGCTCGGCGTCCCGTACCTCGGTCCCATCGCGACGCCGAACAGCCCGAAGCAGCGGAAACAGGAGAAGGTGAACCGCGAGTTCACCGAGGAGGTGCTGGAACGGCTCTCGGTGGACTCCTCGCGGACGCTCCTCCGGTTCGTCTGCTCGACGGACTTCCTCGACCCCCGACCGTACCAGTGGAGCGATATGCAGATCACGCCCGAGTTCACCTACGAACTGGAGCTCTCGGACACCACCGCCGACGAACTGCTGTCGTCGTTCAGCAAGAGCCTCCGGCGGGAGATACGAAAGCGCGACGAACTCGACCTCACCATCGGCGTCGAGGGGATGGACGCGGCGCAGACCATCCACCGGAACGTCGAGGACCGGTACGACGAACAGGGCGAGTCGTTCGCGTTCTCGTGGCCCTACGTCCGCGACCTGCTGGAGAGGGTCGGCGACCGAAGCCGCGTGTACGTCGCCCGCGGCCCGAACGGGAAGTTCCTCAACGGCGTCGTCGTCCTCTACTCGAACGACGCGGCGATATACTGGTTGGGCGGCGCCCGCGTCGACTACGAGGGCGTCAGCGTCAACAGCCTGCTCCAGTGGCGAATCCTCGAAGACATCATCGAGGACCCGGAACTCGACTCCGTGCATCGGTACGACCTGCTCGGTGCGAACACCGAGCGCCTCTGCCGGTACAAATCGAAGTTCGGCGGCGAACTCGTCCCGTACTACCGCATCGAGTCGGGCGGCGCCGGCATGGACCTCGCGAAGGCCGCCTACCGCGTCGTGAGCCGCTGA
- a CDS encoding flippase yields MTSEESVRERMASGLKVSFVSQVLYVVANAGLIVVLTRYLLTPEGYGLLSFALSILGVTQLFLGLGLAKSGARFVTEYIESDETQVRHIVRTTLLYVGVATVVVSVVFWAVGGRLAGLLGRPAVEPFLAVGVGYLALYPFAIAVRLLFNAFNRVEWSGVFRTVDGVVRFVFAAGFVLAGFGAVGALYGYLAGFLVSAVLGLVVFYRRFYRSLPTGGDPESGLRRRIARYGVPLTVTSGADVLDKRVDMVLVGVLVNPVAVGYYTLAKQIADFAIVPARSIDTTLAPRLGERKASDQGQSASRIYESALRHVLLLYVPAGVGLALVAEPTIRYVFGANYLDAVPLVQLFGVLIVIDAVNQITTNSLDYLGRGRERAIANGGTSVANFVLNLLLIPAFGALGAAVATVVTHAGYTVINVSYIYREFPFRVRRLLFESGVVVGISAGMGAIVYYARTFVSGLPSLLAVIALGGAVWAALAVYSGLLDTRLVESVLS; encoded by the coding sequence ATGACCTCGGAGGAGTCGGTACGAGAGCGGATGGCCAGCGGGCTCAAGGTGAGCTTCGTCTCGCAGGTGCTCTACGTCGTCGCCAACGCGGGGCTCATCGTCGTCCTCACCCGCTACCTCCTCACGCCGGAAGGGTACGGACTGCTGAGCTTCGCGCTGTCGATTCTCGGCGTGACGCAGTTGTTCTTGGGGCTGGGGCTGGCGAAGTCCGGCGCCCGCTTCGTCACCGAGTACATCGAGTCCGACGAGACGCAGGTCAGACACATCGTCCGGACGACCCTGCTGTACGTCGGCGTCGCCACCGTCGTCGTCAGCGTCGTCTTCTGGGCGGTCGGCGGACGCCTCGCCGGCCTCCTCGGCCGCCCCGCCGTCGAACCGTTCCTCGCCGTCGGCGTCGGCTACCTCGCGCTGTACCCGTTCGCCATCGCGGTCCGACTGCTGTTCAACGCGTTCAACCGCGTCGAGTGGAGCGGCGTGTTCCGGACCGTCGACGGCGTCGTGCGGTTCGTCTTCGCGGCCGGGTTCGTCCTCGCCGGGTTCGGCGCCGTCGGCGCGCTGTACGGCTATCTGGCGGGCTTTCTCGTCTCGGCCGTCCTCGGACTCGTCGTGTTCTACCGGCGGTTCTACCGCTCGCTGCCGACCGGCGGCGACCCCGAGTCCGGACTGCGGCGGCGGATCGCACGCTACGGCGTCCCGCTGACGGTCACGAGCGGCGCGGACGTCCTCGACAAGCGGGTCGACATGGTGCTCGTGGGCGTGCTGGTCAACCCCGTCGCGGTCGGCTACTACACGCTGGCGAAGCAGATAGCCGACTTCGCCATCGTCCCCGCGCGGTCGATAGACACGACGCTGGCCCCCCGACTGGGCGAGCGGAAAGCCAGCGATCAGGGGCAGAGCGCGTCTCGGATATACGAGTCGGCGCTCAGGCACGTCCTCCTGCTGTACGTTCCCGCGGGCGTCGGACTCGCGCTGGTCGCCGAACCGACCATCCGCTACGTGTTCGGCGCGAACTACCTCGACGCCGTTCCCCTCGTGCAACTGTTCGGCGTCCTCATCGTCATCGACGCGGTGAATCAGATAACCACGAACAGCCTCGACTACCTCGGGCGGGGGCGCGAGCGCGCCATCGCGAACGGGGGGACCTCCGTCGCGAACTTCGTCTTGAACCTCCTCCTCATCCCGGCGTTCGGCGCACTCGGAGCGGCCGTCGCGACGGTGGTGACGCACGCCGGATACACGGTCATCAACGTCTCCTACATCTACCGCGAGTTCCCGTTCCGCGTGCGTCGACTGCTGTTCGAGAGCGGCGTCGTCGTCGGCATCTCCGCCGGCATGGGCGCCATCGTCTACTACGCTCGGACGTTCGTCTCCGGACTCCCGTCGCTCCTCGCCGTGATAGCGCTCGGCGGGGCTGTGTGGGCGGCGCTCGCCGTCTACAGCGGGCTGTTGGACACGCGACTCGTCGAGTCGGTGCTGTCGTAG
- a CDS encoding FkbM family methyltransferase, with protein MTRSPLDFGRAGEDTLTGRAKRFARESYWRARLAPSGWRHRAELDGLSAEFRMATRCEFQRATTLVGEGAVISALLSELDGDEVVWDVGANVGMYACFVLRKLTGGAVVCFEPEPSNEARLRTNLAANGPERRWRTSTLALSDRSGPGRLASERREVGAGHHYLTDGEGESETEGQVLRVDCRRGDELAGGAFPSPDVVKIDVQGAELNVLRGMGDALDGVETAFVEVHAEKCRRYGTTAEEIEGYLRDRGFSLDSLGEPTWDRRGVYHVRARRGTNADENGNAETES; from the coding sequence GTGACCCGCTCGCCGCTCGACTTCGGACGTGCCGGCGAGGACACGCTGACGGGGCGAGCGAAGCGGTTCGCCCGGGAGAGCTACTGGCGCGCGCGACTCGCCCCGTCCGGGTGGCGACACCGGGCCGAACTCGACGGCCTGTCGGCGGAGTTCCGGATGGCGACCCGCTGTGAGTTCCAGCGGGCGACGACGCTCGTCGGCGAGGGAGCGGTCATCAGCGCGTTGCTGTCGGAGTTGGACGGCGACGAGGTGGTGTGGGACGTGGGCGCGAACGTCGGGATGTACGCCTGTTTCGTCCTTCGAAAGCTAACTGGGGGAGCGGTCGTCTGTTTCGAGCCCGAACCGTCGAACGAGGCGCGACTCCGGACGAACCTCGCGGCCAACGGGCCAGAACGCCGGTGGCGGACGTCGACCCTCGCGCTGTCGGACCGGAGCGGTCCCGGTCGCCTCGCCTCCGAACGGCGGGAGGTCGGCGCTGGTCACCACTATCTCACGGACGGAGAGGGGGAGAGCGAGACGGAGGGGCAGGTCCTCCGCGTCGACTGCCGGCGCGGAGACGAACTCGCCGGCGGGGCGTTCCCGTCGCCGGACGTCGTCAAGATAGACGTGCAGGGCGCGGAACTGAACGTGCTGCGGGGAATGGGCGATGCGCTCGACGGCGTCGAGACGGCGTTCGTGGAGGTGCACGCGGAGAAGTGCCGCCGATACGGGACGACCGCCGAGGAGATAGAGGGCTACCTCCGGGACAGGGGGTTCTCGCTCGACTCGCTGGGCGAACCGACCTGGGACCGGCGCGGCGTCTACCACGTCCGCGCGCGCCGCGGAACGAACGCGGACGAGAACGGAAACGCGGAGACCGAGAGCTGA
- a CDS encoding polysaccharide deacetylase family protein, translating to MREEHSFALCLTHDVDRPYKTFQAPYRAVTERSLYHLKTALPGNNPYWQFEEIMELEADLGVRSAFYFLEEQNLLRDKSPREWTELRNWVLYTGRYSVTDPAIADVIRRLDEGGWEVGLHGSYESYRDIDRLREEKETLEGVLGHEVSGIRQHYLNLERPRTWELQSELGFDYDATLGRTREYGFHYGYNVLRPLNDEFVVFPLTLMELTLPDVPTDADTAWEACERLLERARDRGAIMTVLWHPCYFNEREYPNYKRVYRKLVERALEMGAWVGPPRELLDSLRGTDAQSVDFVPSLED from the coding sequence ATGCGTGAGGAGCACAGTTTCGCGCTGTGTCTCACGCACGACGTCGACAGGCCGTACAAGACGTTCCAGGCGCCGTACCGGGCGGTCACGGAGCGCTCGCTGTACCACCTCAAGACGGCGTTACCCGGCAACAACCCGTACTGGCAGTTCGAGGAGATAATGGAACTCGAAGCCGACCTCGGGGTCCGGTCGGCGTTCTACTTCCTGGAGGAACAGAACCTGCTCCGGGACAAATCGCCGCGCGAGTGGACCGAACTGAGAAACTGGGTGCTGTACACCGGGCGGTACTCGGTGACCGACCCGGCCATCGCGGACGTCATCCGCCGACTGGACGAGGGCGGATGGGAGGTGGGCCTCCACGGCTCCTACGAGTCGTACCGCGATATCGACCGACTCCGCGAGGAGAAGGAGACGCTCGAAGGGGTGTTGGGGCACGAGGTGTCGGGGATACGCCAGCACTACCTGAACCTCGAACGGCCCCGGACGTGGGAACTCCAGTCCGAACTGGGCTTCGACTACGACGCGACGCTCGGCCGGACGCGCGAGTACGGGTTCCACTACGGCTACAACGTCCTCAGGCCGCTGAACGACGAGTTCGTCGTCTTCCCGCTCACGCTCATGGAACTCACGCTGCCGGACGTCCCGACGGACGCCGACACCGCGTGGGAGGCGTGCGAGCGCCTCCTCGAACGGGCGCGGGACCGCGGGGCGATCATGACGGTTCTCTGGCATCCCTGCTACTTCAACGAGCGGGAGTATCCGAACTACAAACGGGTGTATCGGAAGCTGGTGGAACGGGCGCTCGAGATGGGAGCGTGGGTCGGCCCGCCCCGCGAACTTCTCGATTCGTTGAGAGGAACCGACGCGCAGTCGGTCGATTTCGTCCCCTCACTGGAAGATTAA
- a CDS encoding glycosyltransferase has product MRVLNVVTYDGASFFEKQVETLAEKGVASDTVAVSQEASETSSSESSRSVRDYVRTVVSLLKQSQHEYDLIHIHYGLLSPLALVELNRPVVVTFWGSDLMAGDWVSRVSRTMAHHCDEVIVPSSAMSTYLSRPHHVIPFGVDVERFRPIPRDEARARIGWETDANVVLFPYRKTRAVKNYPRARAVVERADVDAELRWITGVPYEEMPYYMNASDAVIVTSDREAGPMVIKEAAACNVPVVSTDVGFAREALGTVRNSTVGATDDELVSGLERALRSGTGSDGRKMADEWSLDRMGDRILAVYRSALERPTEERESEPNVAERRL; this is encoded by the coding sequence GTGCGCGTCCTCAACGTCGTCACCTACGACGGCGCCTCCTTCTTCGAGAAACAGGTCGAGACGCTGGCCGAGAAGGGAGTGGCGAGCGATACGGTCGCGGTCAGTCAGGAGGCGTCGGAGACGTCGAGTTCGGAGTCGTCGCGGTCCGTCCGCGACTACGTTCGGACGGTCGTGAGCCTCCTCAAACAGTCCCAACACGAGTACGACCTGATACACATCCACTACGGCCTCCTGAGTCCCCTCGCGCTCGTCGAACTGAACCGCCCGGTCGTCGTCACGTTCTGGGGGTCGGACCTGATGGCCGGCGACTGGGTCTCGCGCGTCTCTCGGACGATGGCGCACCACTGCGACGAGGTCATCGTCCCGTCGTCCGCGATGTCGACGTACCTGTCGCGTCCGCACCACGTCATTCCGTTCGGCGTCGACGTCGAACGGTTCCGTCCGATTCCGCGGGACGAGGCCCGGGCGCGCATCGGGTGGGAGACGGACGCGAACGTCGTCCTGTTCCCGTATCGGAAGACGCGGGCGGTCAAGAACTACCCCCGCGCCAGGGCCGTCGTCGAACGGGCCGACGTCGACGCGGAGTTGCGGTGGATAACCGGCGTCCCCTACGAGGAGATGCCGTACTACATGAACGCGAGCGACGCGGTCATCGTGACCTCCGACCGCGAGGCCGGACCGATGGTGATCAAGGAGGCCGCGGCGTGCAACGTCCCCGTCGTCTCGACCGACGTGGGGTTCGCGAGAGAGGCCCTCGGGACGGTGCGGAACAGCACCGTCGGCGCAACCGACGACGAACTCGTCTCCGGACTCGAACGCGCCCTCCGGTCCGGGACGGGGTCGGACGGGCGGAAGATGGCCGACGAGTGGAGTCTGGACCGCATGGGCGACCGAATCCTCGCCGTCTATCGCTCCGCGCTGGAGCGTCCGACCGAGGAGCGGGAATCAGAACCGAACGTGGCTGAGAGGAGACTGTGA
- a CDS encoding nucleotide sugar dehydrogenase encodes MNPNSEDTTRTIESLYHASVSPVRQSEALTTGEVPVAVYGLGKMGLPIAASFAALTGNVTGVDIDPDVVERINDGVSPVRGEPGLADAVERTVADGSLSASTDAADAASEASVHVVIVPTVIREDGSPDLTALEQVVPAIGTGLDPGDVVLIESTVPPGTCSEVVRPTLEAESGLSLGEFGLAFCPERTASGTALSDIRGTYPKVVGGADAESTRVASLVYGELTENAVVPVSDATTAECVKVFEGVYRDVNIALANEIARASGELGIDTLEAIDAANTLSVCDIHRPGPGVGGHCIPYYPRFLLSRAPDARLVRTAREVNESMPAFTVEKLREQLREAGGEVADARVLVLGVTYRPGVEETRESPAYPIAAELDDAGATVFAADPMLDEMPGLRATPASIDELTSLDLDAVVVVTPHEEFDRIEWSAFDDLVVVDGRDAYDLDGTTHRVYTLGRY; translated from the coding sequence ATGAATCCGAACTCGGAAGACACGACGCGGACGATCGAATCGCTGTATCACGCCTCCGTCTCGCCGGTGCGGCAGAGCGAGGCGCTGACCACCGGAGAAGTCCCCGTCGCCGTTTACGGTCTCGGGAAGATGGGACTCCCGATAGCCGCCTCGTTCGCGGCTCTGACCGGGAACGTGACCGGGGTGGACATCGACCCGGACGTCGTCGAGCGAATCAACGACGGGGTATCCCCGGTCCGCGGAGAGCCGGGACTCGCCGACGCGGTGGAGCGGACCGTCGCCGACGGCTCCCTCTCCGCTTCGACTGACGCGGCGGACGCAGCGTCGGAGGCGTCCGTCCACGTCGTCATCGTCCCCACCGTCATCCGCGAGGACGGCTCCCCCGACCTCACGGCTCTCGAACAGGTCGTACCGGCCATCGGGACCGGTCTCGACCCGGGCGACGTCGTCCTCATCGAGTCGACGGTCCCGCCCGGAACCTGCTCGGAGGTGGTCCGCCCGACGCTGGAGGCCGAGAGCGGCCTCTCCCTCGGGGAGTTCGGCCTCGCGTTCTGCCCGGAGCGGACCGCGAGCGGAACCGCGCTGTCCGACATCCGCGGGACGTACCCGAAAGTCGTCGGCGGTGCGGACGCGGAGAGCACCCGCGTCGCCTCGCTCGTCTACGGGGAACTCACGGAGAACGCGGTTGTTCCCGTCTCGGACGCGACGACGGCGGAGTGCGTGAAGGTGTTCGAGGGCGTCTACCGCGACGTGAACATCGCCCTGGCGAACGAGATAGCCAGGGCGAGCGGCGAACTGGGCATCGATACGCTGGAGGCCATCGACGCCGCGAACACGCTCTCGGTCTGCGACATCCACCGACCGGGACCGGGCGTCGGCGGTCACTGTATCCCGTACTATCCGCGGTTCCTCCTCTCGCGCGCGCCGGATGCGCGACTCGTGCGGACCGCTCGGGAGGTGAACGAGTCGATGCCGGCGTTCACCGTGGAGAAACTGCGCGAGCAACTGCGCGAGGCCGGCGGAGAGGTCGCGGACGCGCGGGTCCTCGTCCTCGGCGTCACCTACCGACCGGGCGTCGAGGAGACCCGCGAGTCGCCGGCGTACCCCATCGCCGCCGAACTCGACGACGCGGGGGCGACGGTGTTCGCGGCGGACCCGATGCTCGACGAGATGCCGGGGCTCCGCGCGACGCCCGCGTCCATCGACGAACTGACCTCGCTCGACCTGGACGCGGTCGTCGTCGTCACGCCGCACGAGGAGTTCGACCGCATCGAGTGGTCGGCGTTCGACGACCTCGTCGTCGTCGACGGACGGGACGCGTACGACCTCGACGGGACGACTCACCGCGTCTACACGCTCGGGAGGTACTGA